The following coding sequences lie in one Megalodesulfovibrio gigas DSM 1382 = ATCC 19364 genomic window:
- a CDS encoding HD domain-containing phosphohydrolase: MKHKILFVDDEVNILESFKVSLRKLYAVTVAAGPEEGLKQLRLEGPFAVVVSDLKMPGMDGIQFLSKVNELSPDSVRMMLTGYADLDAAIAAVNQGHIFRFLTKPCAQDVLQAALEAATHQYALVVAEKELLKGTVRGSIKILTDVLSLVKPVAFGRSERVKRLAVFLGERVQLKNLLQLELAAMLSQLGCVSLPDSLLEKVNAGEELTPEEREVYDRHPEVAATLLMNIPRMGRVAEIIRQQNGVFSEMPEMLLEARLLKISLDYDALVQQRLNKPQALERMRNMGGVYDPSLLDVLAGNEAQEEAYLRREVALAELAEGMVLDEALRAEDGAHIMPKGAELTETALARLHNFMRSKQLPESVLALVPRGMRR, encoded by the coding sequence ATGAAACACAAGATTCTGTTTGTGGATGACGAAGTCAACATCCTCGAATCGTTCAAGGTCTCCTTGCGCAAGCTCTATGCCGTCACCGTGGCGGCCGGGCCAGAAGAGGGGCTCAAGCAGCTCCGGCTGGAAGGGCCGTTCGCCGTGGTGGTTTCGGATCTCAAAATGCCGGGCATGGACGGCATCCAGTTCCTGTCCAAGGTCAACGAGCTGTCCCCGGATTCGGTGCGGATGATGCTCACCGGGTATGCGGATCTGGATGCCGCCATCGCCGCCGTGAACCAGGGGCACATCTTCCGCTTTCTGACCAAACCCTGCGCCCAGGACGTGCTGCAGGCCGCCCTGGAGGCCGCCACCCATCAGTATGCCCTGGTGGTGGCCGAAAAGGAGCTGCTCAAGGGCACGGTGCGCGGGTCCATCAAGATTCTTACGGACGTCCTGTCCCTGGTCAAACCCGTGGCCTTTGGCCGCAGCGAACGGGTCAAGCGGCTGGCCGTGTTCCTGGGGGAACGGGTGCAGCTCAAGAACCTGCTGCAGCTGGAACTGGCGGCCATGCTCAGCCAGCTGGGCTGCGTCTCCCTGCCGGACAGCCTGCTGGAAAAGGTCAACGCCGGCGAGGAGCTGACGCCCGAGGAGCGCGAGGTCTACGACAGGCATCCCGAGGTGGCCGCCACCCTGCTCATGAACATTCCGCGCATGGGCCGCGTGGCGGAAATCATCCGCCAGCAGAACGGCGTGTTTTCCGAAATGCCGGAAATGTTGCTGGAAGCGCGGCTGCTCAAGATCAGCCTGGATTACGATGCCCTGGTGCAGCAGCGCCTGAACAAGCCCCAGGCCCTGGAGCGCATGCGCAACATGGGCGGCGTGTACGACCCGAGCCTGCTGGACGTGCTGGCCGGCAACGAGGCCCAGGAAGAAGCCTACCTGCGCCGGGAAGTGGCCCTGGCCGAGTTGGCCGAAGGCATGGTGCTGGACGAAGCCCTGCGTGCCGAGGATGGCGCACACATCATGCCCAAGGGCGCGGAACTCACGGAAACCGCCCTGGCCCGGCTGCACAACTTTATGCGCTCCAAGCAGTTGCCGGAATCCGTCCTGGCCCTGGTGCCCCGGGGAATGCGCAGGTAG
- a CDS encoding glycosyltransferase family 2 protein, whose amino-acid sequence MPSKSAVCEVSVVLPAHNEARGIGRAVQVLSSILEGVAASHEIIVVDDGSRDQTFETAAALCAHNPQLRVLSLSRNFGKEAALLAGLTAASGRAVITMDADLQHPPALIPVFLTHWRNGAKVVHGVKEDRQTDSLPQRLRARVFNALLTRLGGFNCSNCSDYKLLDREVVDILTTRMPERNRLYRGLASWVGFRQEFVGFVVAERLDGASSFSLKALMALATTALVSFSTIPLRIVTFLGALTLLLGVGVAGEAFWSWSHDRAVSGFMTLIMTLLIIGSCIMISLGIIGEYVGRIYEELKARPVFLVERRAGFEE is encoded by the coding sequence ATGCCCAGCAAGTCTGCCGTGTGTGAAGTGTCCGTCGTCCTGCCTGCCCACAACGAAGCTCGGGGCATCGGCCGGGCGGTACAGGTGCTGTCGTCCATCCTGGAAGGCGTCGCCGCATCCCATGAAATCATCGTGGTGGACGACGGTTCCAGGGACCAGACCTTCGAGACCGCCGCCGCCCTGTGCGCGCACAATCCACAGCTCAGGGTCCTTTCCCTGTCACGCAACTTCGGCAAGGAGGCCGCCCTGCTGGCCGGGCTGACGGCCGCCTCGGGCCGGGCAGTCATCACCATGGATGCCGACCTGCAGCACCCGCCGGCGCTCATTCCCGTGTTTCTGACCCACTGGCGCAACGGCGCCAAGGTGGTGCACGGCGTCAAGGAGGACCGCCAGACAGACAGCCTGCCCCAGCGCCTGCGCGCTCGCGTGTTCAATGCCCTGCTGACGCGCCTGGGCGGCTTCAACTGCTCCAACTGCTCAGACTACAAGCTGCTGGACCGCGAGGTGGTGGACATCCTGACCACCCGCATGCCCGAGCGCAACCGCCTGTACCGTGGCCTGGCCAGCTGGGTCGGGTTTCGTCAGGAATTTGTGGGCTTTGTGGTGGCAGAACGCCTGGACGGCGCCAGCAGTTTCAGCCTCAAGGCCCTCATGGCCCTGGCCACCACGGCCCTGGTGAGCTTTTCCACCATCCCCTTGCGCATCGTCACGTTTCTGGGCGCGCTGACGCTGTTGCTGGGCGTGGGGGTGGCTGGGGAGGCCTTCTGGAGCTGGAGCCACGACCGGGCCGTGAGCGGCTTCATGACGCTGATCATGACCCTGCTGATCATCGGCTCCTGCATCATGATCAGCCTGGGAATCATCGGCGAATACGTGGGGCGCATCTATGAGGAACTCAAGGCCCGGCCCGTGTTTCTGGTGGAGCGCCGCGCCGGCTTTGAGGAATGA
- a CDS encoding carbohydrate deacetylase: protein MYTEHTGRALRRLIINADDFGHFHCVSQGILDCIHAEAVTATGVMACGPAFEAMAPALRGHPDIDAGVHLTLTYGQPLSPALRRLYPDGFPGKGRLLQDLLRRRLPLAAVREEWMVQIERCRDAGLQPVFLNGHEHVHLLPPLWRLAVDLAARWNIPFVREPGPGPGKARVLRWMHLPNRLARRRPAASSPAMLGGACSGRMTLAALEQSLHAMPVGSTAEWMCHPGRDDPAELRDPHLRAFHDWDGERAALCGPAFREVLARHGVQLVRFRDLM from the coding sequence ATGTACACGGAACATACCGGGCGCGCGCTTCGCCGTCTGATCATCAATGCCGACGACTTTGGCCACTTCCACTGCGTTTCCCAGGGGATCCTGGACTGCATCCACGCCGAGGCGGTCACGGCCACGGGGGTCATGGCCTGCGGCCCGGCCTTCGAGGCCATGGCGCCGGCCCTGCGCGGGCATCCCGACATCGACGCCGGCGTGCACCTGACCCTGACCTATGGCCAGCCCCTCTCCCCGGCCCTGCGCCGGCTGTATCCCGATGGCTTCCCCGGCAAGGGCCGGCTGCTGCAGGATCTCCTGCGCCGTCGCCTGCCCCTGGCCGCCGTGCGCGAGGAATGGATGGTGCAGATTGAGCGCTGCCGTGACGCAGGGCTGCAGCCGGTCTTTCTCAACGGGCACGAGCATGTCCACCTGCTGCCACCCCTGTGGCGGCTGGCGGTGGACCTCGCCGCGCGGTGGAACATCCCCTTTGTGCGAGAACCCGGCCCCGGACCGGGCAAGGCGCGGGTGCTGCGCTGGATGCATCTGCCCAACCGGCTCGCCCGGCGTCGGCCGGCAGCATCTTCCCCGGCCATGCTCGGCGGCGCGTGCAGCGGCCGCATGACCCTGGCCGCCCTGGAGCAATCCCTGCACGCCATGCCCGTCGGCAGCACGGCCGAATGGATGTGCCACCCCGGCCGAGACGACCCCGCCGAACTCCGGGACCCACACCTGCGCGCCTTCCATGACTGGGACGGTGAACGCGCCGCCTTGTGCGGTCCGGCCTTCCGAGAGGTGCTGGCGCGCCACGGCGTGCAGCTTGTCCGCTTCCGGGATCTGATGTAA
- a CDS encoding DUF169 domain-containing protein: MMDTTRTQALCQALGYDEEPFGFHYTDTPPPDALMAVPCVLPSRQDEMEQRADWGAINKNFSCVLKYVWRARVQGGAAAVSREQFGCLGGAFFLGFNKPQLEGVVHYVSTGIPGFMEGERYIDSPARCREFFETVDPLPATATHAVFKPLSQFGDDETPLVVQFFARPEVMSGLHQLAMFITGDPHAVASPFGAGCTNLVSWPLQFLAQGTPRAVLGGWDPSARPWFKPDELSFTVPLAMFQTMLERWEQSFLTTHAWKTVVKKIDKSRRAWGQGVRPGQE; the protein is encoded by the coding sequence ATGATGGACACCACACGCACCCAGGCCCTGTGCCAGGCCCTGGGCTACGATGAAGAGCCCTTCGGCTTTCACTACACCGACACCCCGCCGCCGGACGCGCTCATGGCCGTTCCCTGTGTGCTGCCCAGCCGGCAGGACGAGATGGAGCAGCGGGCGGACTGGGGGGCCATCAACAAGAATTTTTCCTGCGTCCTCAAATATGTCTGGCGGGCACGGGTGCAGGGCGGGGCGGCGGCAGTGTCCCGCGAGCAGTTCGGCTGCCTGGGCGGGGCCTTTTTCCTGGGGTTCAACAAGCCGCAGCTGGAAGGCGTTGTCCATTATGTCTCAACGGGTATCCCCGGGTTTATGGAGGGCGAGAGATATATAGATTCACCGGCGCGCTGCCGGGAATTTTTCGAGACGGTGGACCCCCTGCCGGCCACGGCCACGCATGCTGTGTTCAAGCCGCTGTCGCAGTTCGGAGACGATGAAACGCCCCTGGTGGTGCAGTTTTTCGCCCGGCCGGAGGTCATGAGCGGGCTGCATCAACTGGCGATGTTCATCACCGGGGATCCGCACGCCGTGGCCTCGCCTTTTGGCGCGGGCTGCACCAATCTGGTGTCCTGGCCGCTGCAGTTTCTGGCCCAGGGCACGCCCAGGGCCGTGCTTGGAGGCTGGGACCCCTCGGCCCGGCCGTGGTTCAAGCCGGACGAGCTCTCCTTCACCGTGCCCCTCGCCATGTTCCAGACCATGCTGGAGCGCTGGGAGCAATCCTTCCTCACAACACACGCCTGGAAGACGGTGGTGAAGAAGATCGACAAAAGCCGGCGCGCCTGGGGCCAGGGGGTGAGGCCGGGCCAAGAATAA
- a CDS encoding SLC13 family permease, translating into MTAPAFTMDMALVFCVTGATIFLFITQWVRVDVTAILAMLALALLGLVEPRQTFQGLSSTAVVSIIAVVIMGRGLDHTGVITNAVRPLMRMAQGSRSRMLALLCTAIAVISSFMQNIGAAALFLPAVKRLSSQTGIPLSRLLMPVGFCAILGGTVTLVGSSPLIMLNDLMRPFGLKPFGLFSVTPIGLALVGLGIAYFLLLGNAALPRMRAGQQASPAPEALQFYPELGRLFEVHVPPASPFSRSTEVMITDLCDCHNIHTVALAPQGGKDILIPPDREMFIRSGSIFAAYGPEDGMREAAATFGWEVREHLTHFAGPLSPDMAGVVEAVVPPHSAFQGKTISDIRFRHTHHLAPLALNREGEKLYQQLAGHPLNPGDTILMFGTWEAFHAMRPARELLFVQPLDHEILHPRKAGLAGFWFMAATLLAIFSGLPLSVCLMSGAMGMVVTKVLTIDEAYRGVDWRTVFLLAGLIPLGTAMEKSQAAAWLAHQVLAFTGEALATPFVFYLVIATLSTGITLVVSNVGAMVLLTPLVIDIAGGVGADPRMAALVAALAASNSFLLPTHQVNALYMGAGGYSAGDFLRAGGPLSVLYVLLLAAMASLY; encoded by the coding sequence ATGACTGCACCTGCCTTCACTATGGATATGGCGCTGGTTTTCTGCGTCACCGGCGCCACCATCTTTCTGTTCATCACCCAGTGGGTCCGTGTGGACGTCACGGCCATCCTGGCCATGCTGGCCCTGGCCTTGCTGGGGCTGGTGGAGCCGCGCCAGACCTTCCAGGGCTTGTCCTCCACGGCCGTGGTGTCCATCATCGCCGTGGTCATCATGGGCCGCGGACTGGACCACACCGGCGTCATCACCAACGCCGTGCGCCCCCTCATGCGCATGGCCCAGGGCAGCCGATCCCGCATGCTGGCGCTGCTGTGCACGGCAATCGCGGTGATTTCCAGCTTCATGCAGAACATCGGCGCAGCGGCGTTGTTCCTGCCGGCAGTCAAGCGCCTCTCCAGCCAGACGGGCATTCCCCTCTCCCGGCTGCTCATGCCCGTGGGTTTCTGCGCCATCCTGGGTGGCACGGTGACGCTGGTGGGCTCCTCCCCGCTGATCATGCTCAACGACCTCATGCGGCCCTTCGGCCTCAAGCCCTTCGGCCTGTTCAGCGTCACGCCCATCGGCCTGGCCCTGGTGGGGCTGGGCATCGCCTACTTCCTGCTGCTGGGCAACGCAGCCCTGCCCAGGATGCGCGCCGGGCAGCAGGCGTCGCCCGCGCCGGAGGCGCTGCAATTCTATCCCGAACTGGGCCGGCTGTTCGAGGTGCACGTGCCCCCGGCCTCGCCCTTCAGCCGCTCAACCGAGGTCATGATCACGGATCTGTGCGACTGCCACAACATCCACACCGTGGCCCTGGCTCCCCAGGGCGGCAAGGACATCCTCATCCCGCCGGATCGGGAAATGTTCATCCGATCCGGGAGCATCTTTGCGGCCTACGGCCCGGAGGACGGCATGCGCGAGGCCGCCGCCACCTTTGGCTGGGAGGTGCGCGAGCACCTGACGCACTTTGCCGGCCCCCTCTCGCCAGACATGGCCGGCGTGGTGGAAGCCGTGGTGCCGCCGCATTCCGCCTTCCAGGGCAAGACCATTTCCGACATCCGCTTCCGTCACACGCACCATCTGGCGCCCCTGGCCCTGAACCGCGAGGGCGAAAAGCTCTACCAGCAGTTGGCCGGGCACCCGCTGAATCCCGGCGACACCATCCTCATGTTCGGCACCTGGGAGGCCTTCCACGCCATGCGGCCGGCGCGGGAACTGCTCTTCGTCCAGCCCCTGGATCACGAAATCCTGCACCCGCGCAAGGCCGGGCTGGCTGGCTTCTGGTTCATGGCCGCCACCCTGCTGGCCATTTTCTCGGGATTGCCCCTGTCCGTGTGCCTCATGAGCGGAGCCATGGGCATGGTGGTGACCAAGGTCCTGACCATCGACGAGGCCTACCGCGGCGTGGACTGGCGCACCGTGTTCCTGCTGGCCGGCCTCATCCCCCTGGGCACGGCCATGGAAAAAAGCCAGGCTGCGGCCTGGCTGGCGCATCAGGTGCTGGCCTTCACGGGCGAGGCCCTGGCCACGCCGTTCGTGTTTTATCTGGTCATCGCGACGCTTTCCACGGGCATCACCCTGGTGGTGTCCAACGTGGGAGCCATGGTGCTGCTGACACCGCTGGTCATCGACATCGCCGGCGGTGTGGGGGCAGACCCGCGCATGGCCGCCCTGGTGGCGGCGCTGGCGGCATCCAACTCGTTCCTGCTGCCCACGCATCAGGTGAACGCCCTGTACATGGGCGCTGGCGGCTACTCGGCCGGGGACTTCCTCCGGGCTGGCGGCCCCTTGTCCGTGCTGTACGTGCTGCTGCTGGCGGCAATGGCGTCGCTGTATTAG
- a CDS encoding alpha-hydroxy-acid oxidizing protein, which yields MDLNTLRETARAKLKGYCRVCSFCNGIACRGEVPGMGGVGSGSSFKANVEALAHHLLNMRTIHEVRDPRTNLTLFGCELDMPVMAAPMTGSTYNMGGAISEEDLATSLLMGSLQAGVMGMIGDGADPTMYASGLAAIRGTKGRGIAIIKPRGQKEIIARIQEAEAAGAAAVGVDIDGAGLITMSLKGQPVGPKSLRELREIIQATSLPFIIKGIMTPVEAEMAVEAGAAGIVVSNHGGRVLDSTPGVAEVLPWIAEKVRNHTVVLADGGVRNGADVLKLLALGAQAVLVGRPLAIGAVGGGPEGVALLLNNMRTELIQSMLLTATADVRHVDRKILFLRQASALG from the coding sequence ATGGATCTGAACACGCTCAGAGAGACGGCACGGGCAAAGCTCAAAGGCTATTGCCGCGTCTGCTCCTTCTGCAACGGCATTGCCTGCCGCGGTGAAGTCCCCGGCATGGGCGGCGTAGGCTCCGGCAGTTCGTTCAAGGCCAATGTGGAGGCCCTGGCCCATCACCTGCTGAACATGCGCACCATTCACGAGGTGCGCGACCCTCGCACCAACCTGACGCTCTTTGGCTGCGAGCTGGACATGCCCGTCATGGCGGCGCCCATGACCGGCTCCACATACAATATGGGCGGGGCCATCTCCGAAGAAGACCTCGCCACCTCCCTGCTCATGGGCAGCCTGCAGGCCGGAGTGATGGGCATGATTGGCGACGGCGCCGACCCCACCATGTACGCCTCCGGCCTGGCTGCCATCCGGGGAACCAAAGGCCGCGGCATCGCCATCATCAAGCCGCGCGGCCAGAAGGAAATCATCGCCCGCATCCAGGAAGCGGAAGCCGCCGGTGCGGCGGCGGTGGGCGTGGACATCGACGGCGCAGGGCTCATCACCATGAGCCTCAAGGGTCAACCCGTGGGGCCCAAGAGCCTGCGCGAACTGCGCGAAATCATCCAGGCCACCAGCCTGCCTTTCATCATCAAGGGCATCATGACCCCCGTGGAAGCGGAAATGGCCGTGGAAGCCGGCGCGGCCGGCATTGTGGTCTCCAACCATGGCGGCCGGGTGCTGGATTCCACCCCCGGCGTGGCCGAGGTGCTGCCCTGGATTGCCGAAAAAGTCCGCAACCACACCGTGGTGCTGGCCGACGGCGGCGTGCGCAACGGGGCGGACGTGCTCAAGCTCCTGGCCCTGGGCGCGCAGGCCGTGCTGGTGGGCCGTCCCCTGGCCATCGGCGCCGTGGGCGGTGGCCCCGAAGGCGTGGCCCTGCTGCTGAACAACATGCGTACGGAACTCATCCAGTCCATGCTGCTCACGGCCACGGCGGATGTGCGCCACGTGGACCGCAAAATCCTCTTCCTGCGCCAGGCCTCTGCCCTCGGCTAG
- the ldhH gene encoding L-lactate dehydrogenase (quinone) large subunit LdhH: MQTAQTLEQYKAELRDSLDNEFLRKTLDNFAVAYRTGRENAFKGIDLPGLIAEIAAAKDDSVARLDELYAEFKKNAEAIGIHVHMARTALEANEIIARIAEENNCKTIVKSKSMTAEETLLNHHLEDKGLHVTETDLGEWIIQLRHEGPSHMVMPAIHLSRYQVADLFSQVTKKDQDSDIQKLVKVARRELRVKYAEADMGISGGNFAIADSATIGLVTNEGNARLVTTLPRVHVALLGLDKLTPTLHDALRVLRALPRNATGQQITSYATWITGPNECGACEDNKKIMHVVFLDNGRRALAKDPDFKQVLRCVRCGACANVCPVYRMVGGHKYGHIYIGAIGLILTYFFHGREKAKHLVQNCINCQSCKAICPAGIDLPRLIKEIHARIQNEEGHPMQGQLLGMMMKNRKLFHGLLRAANWAQRPFVGKGQTGGRFIRHLPMVFAKDQDFRALPAVAETPFRDLWEKGLKQEINPKPGQHASMKVALFSGCVHDFVYPEQFVAAAKAMAGKNAQIDYPMQQSCCGLPLQMMGELPAARDVALQNLLAMDPAEYDYIVTSCASCASHLKHNYPKLLEDRPDLAFKATQFAEKVIDFSSFVHDVLKVAPKTGAGKKVTYHAPCHLCRGLDVREAPRALISASGNEYVPCAEEEVCCGFGGTYGMKFAEISNTLLQKKLDNIVASGASVIVTDCPGCVMQIRGGMEKRQGQKVEVKHIAELLG; this comes from the coding sequence ATGCAAACCGCACAGACTCTTGAGCAATACAAAGCCGAACTCCGCGATTCCCTGGACAACGAGTTCCTGCGCAAAACCCTGGACAACTTTGCCGTGGCCTACCGCACCGGCCGGGAAAACGCCTTCAAAGGCATCGACCTGCCCGGGCTGATTGCCGAAATCGCCGCGGCCAAGGACGATTCCGTGGCCCGCCTGGACGAGCTGTACGCCGAATTCAAAAAGAATGCGGAAGCCATCGGCATCCACGTCCACATGGCCAGGACGGCCCTGGAAGCCAACGAAATCATCGCCCGCATTGCCGAAGAGAACAACTGCAAGACCATCGTCAAGTCCAAGTCCATGACGGCGGAAGAAACCCTGCTCAACCACCACCTGGAAGACAAGGGCCTGCACGTCACGGAAACCGACCTGGGCGAATGGATCATCCAGTTGCGGCACGAAGGCCCCTCGCACATGGTCATGCCGGCCATCCACCTTTCCCGCTATCAGGTGGCGGACCTGTTCTCCCAGGTCACCAAAAAGGATCAGGATTCCGACATCCAGAAGCTCGTCAAGGTGGCCCGCCGCGAACTGCGCGTGAAATACGCCGAGGCGGACATGGGCATCTCCGGCGGCAACTTCGCCATTGCCGACAGCGCCACCATTGGTCTGGTGACCAACGAAGGCAACGCCCGCCTGGTGACCACCCTGCCCCGCGTGCACGTGGCCTTGCTGGGGCTGGACAAGCTCACCCCCACCCTGCACGACGCCCTGCGCGTGCTGCGCGCCCTGCCCAGAAACGCCACCGGCCAGCAGATCACCTCCTACGCCACCTGGATCACCGGCCCCAACGAATGCGGCGCCTGCGAAGACAACAAGAAGATCATGCATGTGGTCTTCCTGGATAACGGCCGCCGCGCCCTGGCCAAGGACCCGGACTTCAAGCAGGTGCTGCGCTGCGTGCGCTGCGGCGCGTGCGCCAACGTCTGCCCCGTGTACCGCATGGTGGGCGGCCACAAGTACGGGCACATCTATATTGGCGCCATCGGCCTCATCCTCACGTACTTCTTCCATGGCCGGGAAAAAGCCAAGCATCTGGTGCAAAACTGCATCAACTGCCAGAGCTGCAAGGCCATCTGCCCTGCCGGGATCGACCTGCCCCGGCTCATCAAGGAAATTCACGCCCGCATCCAGAATGAGGAAGGCCACCCCATGCAGGGGCAGCTGCTGGGCATGATGATGAAGAATCGCAAGCTGTTCCACGGCCTGTTGCGCGCGGCCAACTGGGCGCAGCGGCCCTTCGTGGGCAAGGGGCAAACCGGCGGCCGGTTCATCCGGCACCTGCCCATGGTCTTCGCCAAGGATCAGGACTTCCGCGCCCTGCCAGCCGTGGCCGAAACGCCCTTCCGCGATCTTTGGGAAAAAGGGCTCAAGCAGGAGATCAACCCCAAGCCCGGCCAGCATGCCAGCATGAAGGTGGCGCTGTTCTCCGGCTGCGTGCACGACTTCGTGTACCCTGAGCAGTTCGTGGCTGCTGCCAAGGCCATGGCCGGCAAGAACGCCCAGATTGACTACCCCATGCAGCAGAGCTGCTGCGGCCTGCCCCTGCAGATGATGGGCGAGCTGCCTGCCGCCCGCGACGTGGCCTTGCAGAACCTCCTGGCCATGGACCCCGCAGAGTACGACTACATCGTCACCTCCTGCGCCTCCTGCGCCTCCCATCTCAAGCACAACTACCCGAAACTGCTTGAGGATCGGCCGGACCTCGCCTTCAAGGCCACCCAGTTCGCCGAAAAGGTCATCGACTTCTCCTCCTTTGTGCATGATGTGCTCAAGGTGGCCCCCAAGACGGGTGCAGGCAAGAAAGTCACCTACCACGCTCCCTGCCACCTCTGCCGCGGGCTGGACGTGCGCGAGGCCCCGCGGGCGCTTATCAGCGCCAGCGGCAACGAATACGTGCCCTGCGCCGAAGAGGAAGTCTGCTGCGGCTTTGGCGGCACGTACGGCATGAAGTTCGCCGAGATCTCCAATACCCTGCTGCAGAAAAAGCTGGACAATATCGTAGCTTCCGGCGCATCAGTAATCGTTACTGATTGTCCCGGATGTGTCATGCAGATCCGGGGCGGGATGGAAAAACGCCAAGGGCAGAAGGTCGAAGTCAAGCACATCGCTGAACTGCTTGGCTAA
- a CDS encoding LutC/YkgG family protein has protein sequence MTKQEMVDLFRQKAELVSAKVIPIASMKDAYAYAIDACVNKEACQLLISGCGEAISDTAGALCEQKPAPRIVAAPQLKDKELKAFTKLTEERGIQVLTQGMRQHLAGIDVAFTTCDYGIAETGSIVIDSASEELRLATMIAEVHVAVLRLKDLVHMAYDVEQQLDARMKKAPSYMAFITGASRTADIERVLAIGVHGPLELHILLLED, from the coding sequence ATGACGAAACAGGAGATGGTCGACCTGTTCCGGCAAAAAGCCGAACTGGTTTCCGCCAAGGTGATTCCCATCGCCTCCATGAAGGACGCATACGCCTATGCCATCGACGCTTGCGTGAACAAGGAGGCCTGCCAGTTGCTCATCAGCGGCTGCGGCGAGGCCATCTCCGATACAGCCGGGGCGCTGTGCGAGCAGAAGCCGGCGCCCCGCATCGTCGCGGCCCCGCAGCTCAAGGACAAGGAGCTCAAGGCCTTTACCAAGCTGACTGAAGAACGCGGCATCCAGGTGCTCACCCAGGGCATGCGCCAGCACCTGGCCGGCATCGACGTGGCCTTCACCACCTGCGATTACGGCATCGCGGAGACGGGCAGCATCGTCATCGACTCCGCCAGCGAGGAACTGCGCCTGGCCACCATGATTGCCGAAGTGCACGTGGCTGTGCTGCGCCTCAAGGATCTGGTCCACATGGCCTACGACGTCGAACAGCAGCTCGACGCCCGCATGAAAAAGGCGCCCTCGTACATGGCCTTCATCACTGGCGCGTCCCGCACGGCGGATATCGAACGCGTGCTGGCCATTGGCGTCCATGGCCCGCTGGAACTGCACATCCTGCTGCTGGAGGACTAA
- a CDS encoding acetate kinase: MKILVINSGSSSIKYQLFDMAASGRVLCSGLVERIHEPMGAIKHKKFPDSPEEAVFADELPIPDHKIGMQLVVDRITNGQTAVVASPDEITGVGHRIVHGGEFFSAPVIVDDSVVEKLTSIIPLAPLHNPGHLAGIATARELLPAAPQVTVFDTAFHQTLAPEAYLYPLPYEFYEELRVRRYGFHGTSHGYVFGKTAEFLGRAPEETSAITIHLGNGCSMDAVKRGKCIDTSMGLTPLAGLMMGTRCGDVDPAVYPFLAERKGLTVKDIDAICNKQSGLKGVCGVNDMRDVHARRAAGDEKAQLAFTMFCRRVTHYVGAYMALLGECHALSFTAGIGENDVDVRQQVCQTLGYLGAKIDAEKNKTLKRGQPGDISTDDSPIRILVMPTNEELAIAQQTLALLQTI; the protein is encoded by the coding sequence ATGAAGATTCTCGTCATCAACTCCGGCAGCTCGTCCATCAAATACCAGCTGTTCGACATGGCTGCCAGCGGCCGCGTGCTCTGCTCCGGTCTGGTGGAACGCATCCACGAGCCCATGGGCGCCATCAAGCACAAGAAATTCCCGGACAGCCCCGAGGAAGCCGTGTTTGCGGATGAACTGCCCATCCCCGATCACAAGATCGGCATGCAGTTGGTGGTGGACCGCATCACCAATGGGCAGACCGCGGTGGTGGCCAGCCCGGACGAAATCACGGGCGTGGGGCACCGCATCGTGCATGGCGGGGAATTCTTCTCCGCGCCGGTCATCGTGGATGATTCCGTGGTGGAAAAACTCACCTCCATCATCCCGCTGGCCCCCCTGCACAACCCTGGCCACCTGGCCGGCATTGCCACGGCGCGCGAACTGCTGCCCGCCGCGCCCCAGGTGACCGTGTTCGATACCGCCTTCCATCAAACCCTGGCCCCCGAAGCCTATCTCTACCCCCTGCCCTACGAGTTCTATGAAGAACTCCGCGTGCGCCGCTACGGCTTCCACGGCACTTCCCACGGCTATGTCTTCGGCAAGACCGCCGAGTTCCTGGGCCGCGCCCCCGAGGAAACCAGCGCCATCACCATCCACCTGGGCAACGGCTGCTCCATGGACGCCGTGAAGCGCGGCAAGTGCATCGACACCTCCATGGGCCTCACCCCCCTGGCCGGCCTGATGATGGGCACCCGCTGCGGCGACGTGGACCCGGCCGTCTATCCCTTCCTGGCCGAGCGCAAGGGCCTGACCGTGAAGGACATTGACGCCATCTGCAACAAGCAGAGCGGGCTCAAGGGCGTGTGCGGCGTGAACGACATGCGCGATGTGCATGCCCGTCGCGCTGCCGGGGACGAAAAGGCCCAGCTGGCCTTCACCATGTTCTGCCGTCGCGTCACCCATTACGTGGGCGCGTACATGGCGCTGCTTGGCGAATGCCATGCCCTCAGCTTCACAGCAGGCATCGGGGAAAACGACGTGGACGTGCGCCAGCAGGTCTGCCAGACCCTGGGCTACCTGGGCGCCAAGATCGATGCCGAAAAGAACAAGACCCTCAAGCGCGGCCAGCCCGGCGACATCAGCACCGACGATTCGCCCATCCGCATTCTGGTGATGCCCACCAACGAAGAACTGGCCATCGCCCAGCAGACGCTTGCGCTGCTGCAAACCATCTAA